From a single Rutidosis leptorrhynchoides isolate AG116_Rl617_1_P2 chromosome 5, CSIRO_AGI_Rlap_v1, whole genome shotgun sequence genomic region:
- the LOC139847045 gene encoding G patch domain-containing protein TGH — protein MASDEEDFVFFGTPIEREEDITSRKKKSIAEASGQLRTLAPWKQEVRDEEGRLRFHGAFSGGFSAGYYNTVGSKEGWTPQTFTSSRKNRAEYKQQDLSNFLDDDEKAELEGNSLGTSMQFDTFGFTAAEIARKQSEKEQNERPSVIPGPAPDELIVPATDPIGVRLMLKMGWRRGQSVKSSKNNSNYDARREARKAFLALSEDSMATVADTDVEDGMETAVVEHVDQLHKSTPVYVLNPKQDMHGLGYDPFKGAPEFRENKRSHLPWNKESGNKGLQSQKDGLFSFKSRNVAPGFGIGALEELDAEDEDVYASGYDLEAFVEEIEEPTRLTIEDKKKSNVKQNDILPGFKAATNSDYQLERFDPPIVPKDFVPHHKFPATLEVNREITETPPTDVPPPADNNLKVLIEGVATLVARCGTLFEELSREKNQSNPLFDFLNGGNGHDYYKRKLWEARQKHTDKIKPLMNVKVTSTAQKLTADNRGNILGEKPLERTAKDLKPDVGSAKEVVNLQFHLSDTFTEPASFVEPTEITKPFQHDPAKQERFEQYLKEKYHGGLRTKDAGGSSKMSEADRARERLEFEAAAEATKQGKWGKESQRSSQQTLAASVGRLQFTSGGLEIPGVNQAEEMIKKSMFPKREEFQWRPASILCKRFDLIDPYMGKPPPAPRSRSKLDSLIFMPDYVKAATHEEKTKSNNISSPTDEMNGTNTMDVDETVEAENVERPVDLYKAIFSDDSDDEEESSNINQQEDPTKKIEAANTTLSRLVAGDFLESLGKELGLEVPPDQPYPGTHAKPHPTQNSTIDQPPTVGQQSHTQKHDDVTKDIKESRRENDNAELNQGTAKKDKKANKRYESSSEDERSRKRSKRDAITSDSSDDRDRRNSRHKERKREHRKHSKHRKHRSHESSSRSRHSADKEYRDSKREKRKSRD, from the exons ATGGCGAGTGACGAAGAAGATTTCGTGTTCTTCGGTACACCAATTGAACGAGAAGAAGATATCACTAGTCGGAAGAAAAAATCGATTGCAGAAGCTTCTGGTCAGTTGCGAACCCTAGCTCCTTGGAAACAAGAG GTAAGGGATGAAGAAGGTAGACTAAGGTTTCACGGGGCATTTAGTGGAGGATTTTCGGCTGGTTATTACAATACTGTGGGTTCTAAAGAGG GATGGACTCCACAAACATTTACATCATCAAGGAAGAACAGAGCTGAATATAAACAACAAGATCTTTCAAACTTTCTGGATGATGACGAGAAAGCT GAATTGGAAGGAAATTCTTTGGGGACATCTATGCAGTTCGACACGTTTGGATTTACTGCAGCAGAAATAGCCAGAAAGCAGTCTGAGAAGGAACAAAATGAAAG GCCATCAGTTATACCTGGACCTGCTCCTGATGAACTGATTGTTCCAGCCACAGATCCTATTG GTGTCAGATTGATGTTGAAAATGGGATGGCGTCGTGGACAATCGGTTAAAAGTTCAAAGAATAATTCAAATTATG ATGCTCGCAGAGAAGCTAGAAAAGCTTTTCTTGCACTTTCTGAAGATTCAATGGCAACTGTTGCTGATACTGACGTTGAAGATGGCATGGAAACTGCTGTTGTTGAGCATGTTGACCAGCTTCATAAAAGTACTCCA GTTTATGTGCTAAATCCAAAGCAGGATATGCATGGTCTAGGCTATGATCCATTCAAAGGTGCTCCTGAGTTCAGGG AAAACAAAAGGTCACATTTACCTTGGAATAAGGAGTCGGGGAACAAAGGTTTACAGTCACAGAAAGACGGTCTCTTCTCTTTTAAAT CAAGAAACGTTGCACCTGGTTTTGGAATTGGCGCCCTTGAAGAACTTGATGCAGAAGATGAGGATGTATATGCGTCAG GTTATGATCTTGAAGCTTTTGTTGAAGAAATTGAGGAACCTACAAGATTGACCATAGAGGATAAAAAGAAGTCCAATGTAAAGCAAAATGATATTCTGCCTGGTTTTAAAGCTGCAACCAATTCCGACTACCAGCTAGAAAG ATTTGATCCTCCAATAGTACCAAAGGATTTTGTGCCACATCATAAGTTCCCTGCTACTCTTGAAGTCAACCGAGAAATAACTGAAACTCCTCCAACAGACGTTCCCCCACCCGCGGATAATAATTTAAAGGTTTTGATTGAGGGGGTTGCAACTCTGGTAGCCCGTTGTGGTACATTATTCGAAGAACTTTCTAGAGAGAAAAATCAGTCAAATCCGCTGTTTGACTTTCTTAACGGTGGAAATGGCCATGATTACTATAAACGGAAACTATGGGAAGCACGGCAGAAACATACTGACAAAATTAAACCACTTATGAATGTAAAAGTAACTTCAACTGCACAAAAGTTGACAGCAGATAACCGCGGAAACATTTTAGGAGAAAAACCGCTTGAGAGAACCGCTAAGGATCTAAAACCTGATGTTGGTTCTGCCAAAGAAGTTGTTAACCTTCAGTTCCATCTATCAGATACATTTACCGAACCTGCGTCGTTT GTTGAGCCGACAGAAATCACCAAACCGTTCCAGCATGACCCTGCAAAACAAGAACGTTTTGAGCAGTACCTGAAGGAGAAATATCATGGAGGTCTTCGCACCAAAGATGCCGGGGGATCGAGTAAGATGTCAGAGGCTGATCGTGCTCGAGAAAGATTAGAGTTTGAGGCTGCAGCCGAGGCTACAAAACAAGGAAAATGGGGAAAGGAAAGTCAACGTTCCAGTCAACAGACATTGGCTGCATCGGTTGGCCGATTGCAGTTCACTTCCGGTGGATTAGAG ATACCCGGAGTTAATCAAGCTGAAGAAATGATTAAGAAGAGTATGTTCCCAAAGCGTGAAGAATTTCAATGGCGACCTGCATCTATTTTATGCAAACGCTTTGATTTAATTGATCCTTACATGGGAAAG CCACCACCTGCGCCCAGGTCAAGGAGCAAATTGGATTCTCTTATCTTCATGCCAGACTACGTTAAGGCTGCAACACATGAGGAAAAGACCAAATCAAATAATATCTCGTCACCTACAGATGAAATGAACGGAACAAATACCATGGATGTTGACGAAACCGTTGAGGCTGAAAATGTTGAGAGACCAGTTGACCTATATAAG GCTATATTCTCTGATGATTCAGACGACGAAGAGGAAAGTTCTAACATCAACCAGCAAGAGGATCCAACAAAGAAAATAGAAGCTGCAAATACAACTTTAAGTCGTTTAGTAGCAGGTGACTTTCTTGAATCATTAGGGAAAGAATTAGGCCTCGAGGTCCCCCCTGATCAACCATACCCCGGGACCCACGCCAAGCCCCATCCTACTCAAAACTCGACCATCGATCAACCTCCAACAGTCGGTCAACAGTCACACACGCAGAAACATGATGATGTCACCAAAGACATAAAAGAAAGCCGCAGAGAAAATGATAATGCAGAACTAAATCAAGGAACTGCTAAAAAGGACAAAAAGGCTAATAAAAGGTATGAAAGTTCTTCAGAGGATGAAAGGAGTCGAAAACGATCAAAACGGGATGCTATTACAAGTGACTCGTCTGATGATAGGGATCGGCGTAATTCAAGACATAAAGAAAGGAAAAGGGAACACAGAAAACACTCGAAACATCGAAAACATAGAAGTCATGAATCGTCTAGCAGGTCTCGCCATTCTGCAGATAAAGAATATAGAGATAGCAAGAGAGAAAAAAGGAAATCAAGAGATTAA